From Mytilus edulis chromosome 8, xbMytEdul2.2, whole genome shotgun sequence, one genomic window encodes:
- the LOC139484872 gene encoding uncharacterized protein translates to MGRKGTSFITLSKIENILMFVIIWACILSIHYAYRKSGTDALNKISSTINTIPKIPEKENIHKDSNKKDILEDSDFLQPDLEAKVQKELEEIKKEQERELKKESIRKKEGEFYSTYKEDEVYKWFDERPKRTELLKDPSVQSSNQPKYLIKGENICKGKTDILFYIHSKNSNEKNRKAIRQTYAHPENFKKLTVRVVFILGKGANEEEKSKIIKESEAHKDIVQTDFEDNQRNLSYKVLTFLQWVVDYCSSPVPRYIVKVDDDFFVNPFMLVEEFISEVWEKENFVACHYKENSHVVRTKTSKWNIPESAYPIKDPDVFPKTCSGYTAIFPGDLVPVLRSISVDTPFIPVDDAYLFSVMFEKLDNPQYKQILEGMTLNKDMGLQDYSGNKRLQYMSVSAWGDITEMMNILWKGTMKHLTTLGKQLINEKRLPK, encoded by the coding sequence ATGGGAAGAAAAGGAACATCATTTATTACATTGTCCAAAATAgaaaacattttaatgtttgttattatttGGGCATGTATTTTAAGTATACATTATGCCTATAGAAAATCAGGGACAGATGCTCTTAATAAAATTAGTAGCACAATAAATACCATTCCAAAAATTCCTGAGAAAGAAAATATACATAAAGACAgtaacaaaaaagatattttggAAGATTCAGACTTTCTGCAACCTGACTTAGAAGCAAAAGTTCAGAAAGAATTAgaggaaataaaaaaagaacaagagAGAGAATTGAAGAAAGAATCTATAAGAAAGAAAGAAGGAGAATTTTATAGCACCTATAAGGAAGATGAAGTGTATAAATGGTTTGATGAGAGGCCTAAACGAACTGAACTCTTAAAAGATCCTAGTGTCCAAAGCTCAAATCaaccaaaatatttaataaaaggaGAAAATATTTGCAAAGGaaaaacagatattttattttatatccaTAGCAAAAATAGCAATGAGAAAAATAGAAAGGCAATTCGTCAAACCTATGCTCATccagaaaattttaaaaagttgactgTAAGGGTCGTTTTTATTCTTGGAAAAGGAGCAAATGAAGAAGAGAAAAGTAAAATTATCAAAGAAAGTGAGGCTCATAAGGATATTGTTCAGACAGATTTTGAAGATAATCAGAGAAATTTAAGTTATAAAGTTTTAACATTCTTACAATGGGTCGTTGATTATTGCTCAAGTCCAGTACCTAGATATATAGTTAAAGTGGATGATGACTTTTTCGTTAATCCATTCATGCTTGTTGAAGAATTTATTTCAGAAGTATGGGAGAAAGAGAATTTTGTTGCTTGTCATTACAAAGAAAACAGCCATGTAGTCAGGACAAAGACTAGTAAATGGAACATTCCAGAATCTGCATATCCAATTAAAGATCCTGACGTATTCCCTAAAACTTGTTCTGGATATACAGCCATATTTCCTGGAGATTTGGTACCAGTTTTACGCAGCATTTCAGTAGACACTCCGTTTATTCCTGTTGATGATGCTTACTTATTTAGTGTCATGTTCGAGAAGCTTGATAATCCACAATACAAACAGATTTTAGAAGGGATGACCCTAAATAAAGATATGGGACTACAGGATTACAGTGGGAACAAAAGGTTACAGTACATGTCTGTCAGTGCCTGGGGGGATATCACAGAAATGATGAATATTTTATGGAAAGGAACAATGAAACATTTAACAACATTAGGTAAACAGCTTATCAATGAAAAACGCTTACCAAAATAG
- the LOC139486907 gene encoding heavy metal-binding protein HIP-like, translated as MMSHLWMLIILCSLPYGLSVRKNCHTLWKQLESCISGKDIEIQPIQRRSIVFSVTRTTDIGLSPLQTLVFDKVYLNEGGGYNAHTGLFTAPVNGIYYFAVSFLANGGSTHLLLLKNNHEIARGYGKDQNDTGSVVSTVHLKKGDIIRVAEITGEGREGIRGDGWSSFNGFKLN; from the exons ATGATGTCTCATTTGTGGATGCTGATAATCTTATGTTCGTTACCATACGGACTCAGTGTAAGAAAAAACTGTCATACACTATGGAAACAGCTTGAAAGTTGCATATCTGGAAAAG atattgAAATCCAGCCAATACAACGTCGATCAATCGTATTTTCGGTAACTCGGACAACTGACATCGGATTGTCTCCCTTACAAACGCTGGTGTTCGATAAGGTTTACTTAAATGAAGGAGGCGGTTATAATGCACACACCGGTTTGTTTACCGCTCCTGTAAACGGAATATATTACTTTGCAGTTTCTTTCCTGGCAAACGGTGGCAGCACTCACTTACTGCTTCTAAAGAACAATCACGAAATCGCTCGTGGTTAtggaaaagaccaaaatgataccgGCTCTGTTGTTTCAACTGTCCACCTAAAGAAGGGAGACATAATAAGAGTAGCTGAGATAACTGGAGAAGGACGTGAGGGTATTCGTGGAGATGGTTGGAGTAGTTTTAATGGCTTTAAATTAAactga